The following are from one region of the Cervus canadensis isolate Bull #8, Minnesota chromosome 21, ASM1932006v1, whole genome shotgun sequence genome:
- the LOC122423247 gene encoding taste receptor type 2 member 10-like translates to MLSIMESLLIFVAVSESILGLLGNGFIGLVSCIDCMKNKRISTISFILTGLATSRFCLIWTIVTDGFLKLFSPDVHSSGNLIEYNGYLWIVMNQSSIWFATCLSIFYFLKISSFSHRIFLWLKGRLNMVLFLLLGCLLISWLVTFPHFVKIANDNRKKNKSTGWSMDMHKDELFGKQIWLHLGVILLFILCLITCVLLLTSLWRHNRRMQLNATGFRDPSTEAHIKAMKVLVSFIILFILYFVGTAIQISSVTVPENKLLFIFGMTTTVLYLWGHLLILILGNRKLKQASLRVLKPLQCWEKEKLLRTP, encoded by the coding sequence ATGCTGAGTATAATGGAAAGTCTCCTCATTTTTGTAGCAGTTAGTGAGTCAATATTGGGACTTTTAGGGAATGGATTTATTGGACTTGTAAGCTGCATTGACTGTATGAAAAACAAGAGGATCTCTACTATCAGCTTTATTCTCACTGGCTTAGCAACTTCCAGATTTTGCCTGATATGGACAATAGTTACTGatggatttttaaagttattctcTCCAGATGTACATTCCTCTGGGAACCTAATTGAATATAATGGTTACTTATGGATAGTTATGAATCAATCAAGTATCTGGTTTGCCACCTGCCTCAGCATCTTCTATTTCCTGAAGATATCCAGTTTTTCCCACCGCATCTTTCTCTGGTTGAAGGGTAGACTCAACAtggttcttttccttcttttggggTGCTTGCTTATTTCATGGTTAGTTACTTTTCCACATTTTGTGAAGATTGCTAAtgataatagaaagaaaaataaaagcacaggcTGGTCAATGGATATGCATAAAGATGAACTTTTTGGAAAGCAAATTTGGCTCCATCTTGGTGTCATTCTCCTTTTTATCCTATGCCTGATTACATGTGTCTTGTTGCTCACTTCTCTTTGGAGACACAACAGGAGGATGCAACTGAATGCCACAGGATTCAGAGACCCCAGTACAGAAGCACATATTAAAGCAATGAAAGTCTTGGTGTCTTTTATCATCCTCTTTATCTTGTATTTTGTAGGCACTGCCATACAAATATCAAGTGTGACAGTGCCTGAAAAcaaactgctttttatttttggcatgaCAACCACAGTCCTCTATCTCTGGGGTCACTTGCTTATCCTAATTCTAGGAAATAGGAAGCTCAAGCAAGCCTCTTTGAGGGTACTGAAGCCATTACAGTGCTGGGAAAAAGAGAAACTTCTCAGAACTCCTTGA
- the LOC122423727 gene encoding taste receptor type 2 member 10-like, with the protein MLSVPEGLLIFVAVSESILGVLGNGFIGLAYCIERVKNKKFSTISFILMGLATSRICLIGLIATDGFVKIFSPEMYSSGYLIDCVTYSWVILNSSSVFFATSLSIFYFLKIANFSHHIFLWLRSDIKRVLLLLMGCLLISWLVTFPLTVKIISDTRAKNRSIIFSVEVHKGEFFRNQILLNLGTLLVFILCLITCILLLISLWRHTQRMLLNATGFRDPSTEAHIKAMKVLISFIILFILYFIGIIIEISCTTMSESKLLFIFGLTLTALYPWGHSFILILGNNKLKQVFLRVLKQLNCWKKEKLLRTP; encoded by the coding sequence ATGCTGAGTGTACCAGAAGGCCTCCTCATTTTTGTAGCAGTTAGTGAGTCAATATTGGGGGTTTTAGGGAATGGATTTATTGGACTTGCATACTGCATTGAACGTGTGAAGAACAAGAAGTTTTCTACTATCAGCTTTATTCTCATGGGCTTAGCTACTTCCAGAATTTGCCTGATAGGGTTAATAGCTACCGATGGATTTGTGAAGATTTTTTCTCCAGAAATGTATTCCTCTGGTTACCTAATTGACTGTGTTACTTACTCATGGGTAATTCTGAATTCATCAAGTGTCTTTTTTGCCACCAGCCTCAGCATCTTCTATTTCCTGAAGATAGCCAATTTTTCCCACCACATTTTTCTCTGGTTGAGGAGTGACATCAAAAGAGTTCTTCTCCTTCTGATGGGATGCTTGCTTATTTCATGGTTAGTTACTTTTCCCCTAACTGTGAAGATAATTAGTGATACTAGAGCAAAGAATAGAAGCATAATCTTTTCAGTTGAAGTGCATAAAGGTGAATTCTTTAGAAACCAGATTTTGCTCAATCTTGGAACCCTTCTGGTCTTCATACTATGCCTGATCACCTGTATCCTATTGCTCATTTCCCTTTGGAGGCACACCCAGAGGATGTTATTGAATGCCACAGGATTCAGAGACCCCAGCACAGAAGCACATATCAAAGCAATGAAAGTTTTGATATCTTTTATCATcctttttatcttgtattttatAGGCATTATCATAGAAATATCATGCACTACTATGTCAGAAAGCAagctgttgtttatttttggtcTGACCCTCACAGCCCTCTATCCCTGGGGACACTCGTTTATCCTAATTCTAGGAAACAACAAGCTAAAGCAAGTTTTTTTGAGGGTACTGAAGCAATTAAATTGCTGGAAGAAAGAGAAGCTCCTCAGAACTCCTTGA